In a genomic window of Natronospira bacteriovora:
- a CDS encoding NAD-glutamate dehydrogenase: MVAKKSSARRARTPQIISAARDMLGDRFSDQHETFIRHFFRAVAREDLATRTPKDLAGAALAHWKFGRDRVPGEPSIRIYNPDRKQDGWESQHTVVEVVTDDMPFLVDSLSMALNRKGFTIHLTVHPLVQVDRTPKGRLRSAVEPGADMGDKGFVESWQQIEIDRETDEERLEDLRQELLRVLDDVRMAVEDWSEMRQKANQIRVELETDPPKTSSDIREVINFLEWMESNHFTFLGYQEYRLDHKGGHLRLLPVHKSGLGILSKEREKSEPRDLPEQVHEHALSSELLVITKANSFSTVHRPSYLDYVSIKTFDDEGNVLGERRFLGLFTSSAYSRSPRDIPILRRKVDAVIRKARLPNASHAGKALLHILETYPRDELFQSTVDELYDISTGIVQLQERQRVKLFIRRDAFGRFYSCLVYVPRERYNTQVREHIQAILKGELNGLGTESTVEIDESILARAHIIVRTQPWTTPEFSVADIEEKIEYVVRSWQDHLRDILVDRLGEEQGLKLHRRYANCFPAAYQEDVTPEAAAYDVQKMDLLQDDDSIRMSLYRPKPHLKNLLRFKIFRREQPIPISDILPMLENMGVKVIAERPYEIELGDLSIVWIQDVEMINATGEDVDLEAVREIFQDAFERTWNGDAENDGFHRLVLSAELDWRQVVILRAYCKYLSQTGLPFSQNYMEDILVGNTAITRDLVALFETAFDPDFDGDRGAGCRELAERIGNALEDVSSLDADRILRAYLGVIRATLRTNFYQQGQDGDWKSYVSFKFDPAKVPELPLPKPAYEIFLYSPRVEGVHLRGGKVARGGLRWSDRREDFRTEVLGLMKAQQVKNTLIVPMGAKGGFVVKQPPRNATREAMMAEVENCYKDFIRGLLDITDNLKDGKIVPPPACVRHDDDDPYLVVAADKGTATFSDLANAVSAEYDFWLGDAFASGGSVGYDHKKMGITAKGAWESVKRHFREMGIDCQNQDFSVVGIGDMGGDVFGNGMLLSRHIKLKAAFNHMHIFLDPDPDPEASFKERERLFKLPRSTWDDYNKELISRGGGVFSRSAKSITLPKEVREMLDVEESRMTPQELIRAILKSPVDLIWNGGIGTYVKSVDETHADVGDRANDGVRINGSALRCRVVGEGGNLGLTQLGRIEYAQRGGRINTDFIDNSGGVDCSDREVNIKILLSMVMADGGLKPKQRDKLFMDMTSEVSNQVLRDNYLQTQALSFTEAQAANRLNEHVHLIRVLERSGDLNRSLEYLPDDEGINELRKSGRGLTRPELSILLAYAKNDIYSDLLASDVPEDTYLARELSNYFPTPLRDKYQDYMEQHRLRREIIATSITNSMVNRMGPSFSQRMRDDTGADHASVTRAYTIAREAFGVRELWQAVEGLDNRVPASIQISMMVQIGRLLRNATRWLLNRPERRLDIAERVSFFQEGIATMRDGLMELLPQVEISRIGQNIQQFTDMAVPEPLARQVAVMEYLYSGLDLVEVAHQREMDILTVAKVYFDVGSHLHLDWIREEIEALPAEGHWQSVARGTLRENLFSYRRDLTAIVLDVTEDEELPPNERADAWCAENDERVMHAMRIIGDMQNVGGLDFATVSVALQEIRKLAQVEHA, translated from the coding sequence ATGGTGGCAAAGAAAAGCTCCGCAAGACGCGCCCGCACCCCACAGATCATTTCGGCCGCCCGCGACATGCTCGGCGACCGGTTCTCTGACCAGCATGAGACCTTTATCCGGCACTTCTTCCGCGCCGTGGCCCGGGAAGATCTGGCCACGCGCACCCCGAAGGATCTGGCCGGAGCCGCCCTGGCCCACTGGAAGTTCGGCCGTGACCGTGTGCCGGGCGAACCCAGCATCCGCATCTACAACCCGGATCGGAAACAGGATGGCTGGGAATCCCAGCACACCGTGGTGGAAGTGGTCACCGATGACATGCCTTTCCTGGTGGACTCCCTGTCCATGGCCCTCAATCGCAAGGGCTTCACCATCCATCTGACCGTGCATCCGCTGGTGCAGGTGGATCGCACGCCCAAGGGCCGTCTGCGCAGTGCCGTGGAACCTGGCGCGGACATGGGTGACAAGGGCTTCGTGGAATCCTGGCAGCAGATCGAAATCGACCGGGAAACCGATGAAGAGCGCCTGGAAGATCTTCGCCAGGAGCTGCTTCGGGTGCTGGATGATGTCCGCATGGCGGTTGAAGACTGGTCGGAGATGCGCCAGAAGGCCAATCAAATTCGCGTGGAACTGGAAACCGATCCCCCCAAGACCAGCAGCGATATCCGCGAAGTGATCAATTTCCTGGAGTGGATGGAATCCAACCACTTCACCTTCCTTGGCTACCAGGAATACCGACTCGATCACAAAGGCGGGCATCTGCGACTGCTGCCGGTTCACAAGAGCGGTCTCGGCATCCTCAGCAAGGAGCGGGAGAAGAGTGAGCCCCGCGACCTGCCCGAGCAGGTCCACGAACACGCACTGTCTTCCGAGCTGTTGGTCATCACCAAGGCGAACTCCTTCTCCACCGTTCACCGCCCCAGCTATCTTGATTACGTCAGCATCAAGACCTTCGATGACGAAGGCAATGTACTCGGTGAACGCCGTTTCCTCGGCCTGTTCACCTCCTCGGCCTACAGCCGTAGTCCGCGGGACATCCCGATTCTGCGCAGGAAGGTGGATGCGGTCATCAGAAAGGCCCGACTTCCCAACGCCAGCCATGCTGGCAAGGCATTGCTGCACATTCTCGAGACCTACCCACGGGATGAGCTGTTCCAGAGCACGGTGGACGAACTGTATGACATCAGCACCGGCATCGTGCAGCTGCAGGAACGCCAGCGGGTCAAGCTGTTCATCCGCCGTGATGCCTTCGGGCGCTTCTATTCCTGCCTCGTCTACGTGCCAAGGGAACGCTACAACACCCAGGTGCGCGAGCACATTCAGGCCATTCTGAAAGGTGAGCTCAACGGCCTGGGTACGGAATCCACGGTGGAAATCGACGAATCCATCCTCGCCCGTGCACACATCATCGTGCGCACCCAGCCCTGGACGACCCCGGAGTTCAGCGTTGCGGACATCGAGGAGAAGATCGAATACGTGGTGCGCTCCTGGCAGGATCACCTGCGCGATATTCTGGTGGATCGACTGGGCGAGGAGCAGGGCCTGAAACTGCACCGGCGCTACGCCAACTGCTTCCCGGCCGCCTATCAGGAAGACGTGACGCCCGAGGCGGCGGCCTACGATGTGCAGAAAATGGATCTGCTGCAGGATGACGACAGCATCCGCATGAGCCTGTACCGGCCCAAACCGCATCTGAAGAACCTGCTGCGCTTCAAGATCTTCCGCCGCGAACAGCCCATCCCGATTTCCGACATCCTGCCCATGCTGGAAAACATGGGCGTGAAGGTCATCGCCGAACGTCCCTATGAAATCGAGCTGGGTGATCTCTCCATCGTCTGGATTCAGGACGTGGAAATGATCAACGCCACGGGTGAGGACGTGGACCTGGAAGCTGTCCGCGAGATTTTCCAGGATGCCTTTGAACGCACCTGGAACGGGGATGCCGAGAACGACGGATTCCATCGCCTGGTGCTGTCGGCGGAACTGGACTGGCGGCAGGTGGTCATTCTGCGCGCCTACTGCAAGTACCTGAGCCAGACCGGCCTGCCCTTCAGTCAGAACTACATGGAGGACATCCTGGTCGGAAACACCGCCATTACCCGGGATCTGGTGGCCCTGTTCGAAACAGCCTTTGACCCGGACTTCGACGGTGATCGGGGCGCCGGCTGTCGTGAACTCGCCGAGCGCATCGGCAATGCCCTGGAAGACGTATCCAGCCTCGATGCCGATCGCATCCTGCGCGCCTACCTCGGCGTCATCCGCGCCACCCTGCGTACCAACTTCTACCAGCAGGGCCAGGATGGCGACTGGAAGTCCTATGTCTCCTTCAAGTTCGATCCGGCCAAGGTGCCGGAGCTGCCCCTGCCGAAGCCGGCCTATGAGATCTTCCTTTACTCACCCAGAGTCGAGGGTGTTCACCTGCGTGGTGGCAAGGTGGCCCGTGGTGGTCTGCGCTGGTCCGACCGGCGGGAGGATTTCCGTACCGAAGTGCTGGGCCTGATGAAGGCACAACAGGTGAAGAACACCCTGATCGTGCCCATGGGTGCCAAGGGTGGTTTCGTGGTCAAGCAGCCGCCACGCAATGCCACCCGCGAGGCGATGATGGCCGAGGTGGAAAACTGCTACAAGGACTTCATCCGCGGCCTGCTGGACATCACCGACAACCTCAAGGACGGCAAGATCGTGCCGCCGCCGGCCTGTGTCCGCCACGATGATGATGACCCCTATCTGGTGGTGGCTGCCGACAAGGGCACAGCCACCTTCTCCGACCTGGCCAATGCCGTCTCCGCCGAATACGACTTCTGGCTGGGCGATGCCTTCGCGTCTGGCGGCTCGGTGGGATATGACCACAAGAAGATGGGCATCACTGCCAAGGGTGCCTGGGAGTCCGTCAAGCGCCATTTCCGGGAAATGGGCATCGACTGTCAGAACCAGGATTTCTCCGTGGTGGGCATCGGTGACATGGGCGGTGACGTGTTCGGCAACGGCATGCTGCTGTCACGGCACATCAAGCTCAAGGCCGCCTTCAACCACATGCACATCTTCCTGGATCCGGATCCGGATCCGGAGGCAAGCTTCAAGGAGCGCGAACGACTGTTCAAGCTTCCTCGTTCCACCTGGGATGACTACAACAAGGAACTGATCTCCAGGGGTGGCGGTGTCTTCTCCCGCAGCGCCAAGAGCATCACCCTGCCAAAGGAAGTGCGGGAGATGCTGGACGTGGAAGAGAGCCGCATGACACCGCAGGAACTGATCCGCGCCATCCTCAAGTCGCCGGTGGACCTGATCTGGAATGGCGGCATCGGCACCTATGTGAAGTCGGTGGACGAGACCCACGCCGACGTGGGTGATCGGGCCAATGACGGCGTGCGCATCAACGGCTCCGCCCTGCGCTGCCGCGTGGTGGGTGAGGGCGGCAACCTGGGCCTCACCCAGCTTGGCCGAATTGAATATGCCCAGCGTGGTGGCCGGATCAACACCGACTTCATCGACAACTCCGGTGGCGTGGACTGTTCCGACCGGGAAGTGAACATCAAGATCCTGCTGAGCATGGTGATGGCCGATGGTGGGCTGAAACCCAAGCAGCGCGACAAACTGTTCATGGACATGACCAGCGAAGTATCCAACCAGGTTCTGCGGGACAACTACCTGCAGACCCAGGCGCTGTCCTTTACCGAAGCGCAAGCGGCCAACCGCCTCAACGAGCATGTGCATCTGATCCGCGTGCTGGAGCGCAGCGGTGACCTCAATCGCTCCCTGGAGTATCTGCCGGACGATGAAGGCATCAACGAGCTGCGCAAGTCCGGGCGTGGCCTGACACGACCGGAGCTGTCGATTCTCCTGGCCTATGCCAAGAATGACATCTACTCCGATTTGCTGGCGTCCGATGTGCCGGAGGACACCTATCTGGCCCGGGAACTGAGCAACTACTTCCCCACGCCCCTGCGTGACAAGTACCAGGATTACATGGAGCAGCACCGCCTGCGCCGGGAGATCATCGCCACCAGCATCACCAACAGCATGGTGAACCGCATGGGGCCAAGCTTCTCCCAGCGCATGCGCGACGACACCGGTGCGGATCATGCTTCCGTAACCCGGGCCTACACCATTGCCCGGGAGGCTTTCGGTGTGCGCGAACTCTGGCAGGCCGTCGAAGGGCTCGACAATCGGGTACCGGCCAGCATCCAGATTTCCATGATGGTTCAAATTGGTCGCCTGTTGCGCAATGCCACTCGCTGGCTGCTCAACCGGCCGGAGCGTCGCCTGGACATCGCCGAGCGGGTCAGCTTCTTCCAGGAGGGCATCGCTACCATGCGCGATGGCCTCATGGAACTGCTGCCTCAGGTGGAAATCAGCCGCATCGGCCAGAACATCCAGCAGTTCACGGACATGGCTGTGCCGGAACCGCTGGCCCGCCAGGTTGCTGTCATGGAATACCTCTATTCCGGTCTCGATCTGGTGGAGGTGGCCCATCAACGCGAAATGGACATACTCACCGTGGCCAAGGTCTATTTCGATGTGGGCAGCCATCTGCATCTGGACTGGATCCGGGAGGAGATCGAAGCCCTGCCGGCCGAAGGTCACTGGCAGTCCGTGGCCCGCGGGACCCTGCGGGAGAACCTCTTCAGCTATCGCCGTGATCTCACTGCCATCGTGCTGGATGTAACCGAGGACGAAGAGCTGCCACCCAATGAGCGGGCAGATGCCTGGTGCGCGGAGAACGATGAGCGCGTGATGCATGCCATGCGCATCATCGGTGACATGCAGAATGTGGGTGGCCTGGATTTCGCCACGGTCTCCGTCGCCCTGCAGGAGATCCGCAAGCTGGCGCAGGTGGAACACGCCTGA
- a CDS encoding alpha-ketoacid dehydrogenase subunit beta, with the protein MAKVTLIDAVNMAMAHELENDDRVVVFGEDVGVNGGVFRATAGLQERFGENRVMDTPLAESMITGMGVGMAAQGLRPVAEIQFSGFIYPGFDHIISHAARLRNRTRGRLSCPLVIRAPFGGGIHAPEHHSESTEALFAHIPGLRTVIPSSPQRAYGLLLAAIRCPDPVIFFEPNRLYRMVKQEVEDNGEALPLDVCFVLKEGTDVTLISWAPAMHETLQAAKELEAEGISCEVIDVATIAPLDMDTILESVEKTGRAVIVHEAPRNVGVGAEIAANLAEKGIYDLKAPVQRVTGYDVTMPLFKLEKQYLPSVARIKDAVQRTLED; encoded by the coding sequence ATGGCTAAGGTCACTCTTATTGATGCCGTGAACATGGCCATGGCTCACGAGCTGGAGAACGACGACCGGGTCGTGGTCTTTGGCGAAGACGTAGGCGTCAACGGCGGGGTCTTCCGGGCCACGGCCGGCCTGCAGGAACGCTTCGGCGAGAACCGGGTCATGGACACCCCGCTGGCGGAATCCATGATCACCGGCATGGGCGTGGGCATGGCCGCCCAGGGCCTGCGCCCGGTGGCGGAGATCCAGTTCTCCGGTTTCATCTATCCGGGCTTCGACCACATCATTTCCCACGCCGCCCGCCTGCGGAACCGCACCCGTGGCCGCCTGAGCTGCCCGCTGGTGATCCGTGCGCCCTTCGGCGGCGGTATCCACGCCCCCGAGCACCACTCGGAGAGCACCGAGGCGCTGTTCGCCCACATTCCGGGCCTGCGCACCGTGATTCCGTCTTCCCCGCAGCGCGCCTACGGTCTGCTGCTGGCGGCCATCCGCTGCCCGGATCCGGTGATCTTCTTCGAGCCCAACCGCCTGTACCGGATGGTGAAGCAGGAAGTGGAAGACAACGGCGAGGCCCTGCCCCTGGATGTCTGCTTCGTGCTCAAGGAAGGCACCGACGTGACCCTGATCTCCTGGGCACCGGCCATGCATGAAACCCTGCAGGCCGCCAAGGAGCTGGAAGCCGAGGGCATCAGCTGCGAAGTGATCGATGTGGCCACCATCGCCCCGCTGGACATGGACACCATTCTGGAATCCGTGGAGAAGACCGGGCGTGCCGTGATCGTGCATGAAGCCCCGCGTAATGTGGGTGTGGGCGCCGAGATTGCCGCCAACCTGGCCGAGAAGGGCATTTATGACCTCAAGGCCCCGGTTCAGCGTGTCACCGGCTACGATGTGACCATGCCGCTGTTCAAGCTGGAAAAGCAGTACCTGCCGTCGGTGGCTCGCATCAAGGACGCCGTGCAGCGGACTCTGGAGGACTAA
- the pdhA gene encoding pyruvate dehydrogenase (acetyl-transferring) E1 component subunit alpha, whose translation MSIAATFEIPFEQFLDPKGKPVKDLPKWADKEELLKLYKMMTKVRVFDTKAIALQRTGKLGTYASCLGHEAAHVGIGAAMIEEDAFCPMYREYGAQFMRGVKMSEVLLYWGGDERGSNFSGPQHDFPWCVPIATQYLHAAGSAMAFKYRGEKRAAVTVIGDGGTSEGDFYEALNAAGAWQLPFVGVTVNNKWAISVPLSKQTACETLAQKGIAAGMDCVQVDGNDIVAVRDVMQNALHKAREGKGPTFVEMLTYRLHDHTTADDARRYRSDDEVEAERKKEPLIRLRQYITDQGWWDEDQEKVLLEECKKEVDAAVVEYQSIEAPGVEDMFDYHFEELTDPLSEQREIAIKEARRNG comes from the coding sequence GTGAGTATCGCGGCGACGTTCGAGATCCCCTTCGAGCAGTTCCTGGACCCGAAAGGCAAGCCGGTCAAGGACCTGCCCAAGTGGGCTGACAAGGAAGAACTGCTGAAGCTGTACAAGATGATGACCAAGGTGCGGGTCTTCGACACCAAGGCCATCGCCCTGCAGCGGACCGGCAAGCTCGGCACCTACGCATCCTGCCTCGGCCACGAAGCGGCCCACGTGGGCATCGGCGCAGCCATGATCGAGGAGGACGCTTTCTGCCCCATGTACCGGGAGTACGGTGCCCAGTTCATGCGCGGCGTGAAGATGTCCGAAGTGCTGCTCTACTGGGGCGGCGACGAGCGTGGCTCGAACTTCTCCGGCCCCCAGCACGACTTCCCCTGGTGTGTGCCCATCGCCACCCAGTACCTGCATGCCGCCGGCTCCGCCATGGCCTTCAAGTACCGGGGCGAGAAACGCGCCGCCGTGACCGTGATCGGCGATGGTGGCACCTCCGAGGGCGATTTCTACGAGGCCCTCAACGCCGCCGGTGCCTGGCAGCTGCCCTTCGTGGGCGTGACGGTGAACAACAAGTGGGCCATCTCCGTGCCCCTGTCCAAGCAGACCGCCTGTGAAACCCTGGCCCAGAAGGGCATTGCCGCGGGCATGGACTGCGTGCAGGTGGACGGCAACGATATCGTGGCCGTGCGCGACGTGATGCAGAACGCCCTGCACAAGGCCCGCGAGGGCAAGGGCCCGACCTTCGTCGAAATGCTGACCTATCGCCTGCACGACCACACCACCGCGGATGATGCCCGCCGCTACCGCTCAGACGATGAAGTGGAAGCCGAGCGCAAGAAGGAGCCGCTGATCCGCCTGCGTCAGTACATCACCGATCAGGGCTGGTGGGACGAGGATCAGGAAAAGGTTCTGCTGGAAGAGTGCAAGAAGGAAGTGGATGCCGCCGTGGTGGAATACCAGTCCATCGAGGCCCCGGGCGTGGAAGACATGTTCGATTATCACTTCGAGGAATTGACCGATCCGCTCAGCGAGCAGCGGGAAATCGCTATCAAGGAGGCCCGTCGCAATGGCTAA
- the kynA gene encoding tryptophan 2,3-dioxygenase, with protein MSNRRDLEAGISTDLKDRLTYSGYLGLDRLLDAQHPLSDPPHHDEMLFIIQHQTSELWIKLMLHELSAALRHVQEDRLEPCFKIMARVKLIQRQLFEQWAVLETLTPSEYAEFRGVLGGSSGFQSPQYRGLEFLLGNKNADMLKVFEHEPETHAWLSGILNSPSLYDEFLRYLARRGHGVPAEKIERDWAEPYESHPGVTEVFRRIYSDTANHWDAYEMAEKLLDIEESFQLWRFRHMKTVERIIGHKTGTGGSSGVSFLKRALDLQFFPELIEVRTEL; from the coding sequence ATGTCCAACCGGCGGGATCTGGAAGCGGGTATTTCCACCGATCTGAAGGATCGGCTCACCTATTCAGGCTATCTCGGCCTGGATCGGCTGCTGGACGCCCAGCACCCCCTCTCCGACCCGCCCCACCACGACGAGATGCTTTTCATCATTCAGCATCAGACCTCCGAGCTCTGGATCAAGCTGATGCTCCATGAGCTGAGTGCCGCCCTCAGGCACGTGCAGGAGGATCGCCTGGAGCCCTGTTTCAAGATCATGGCCCGCGTGAAGCTCATTCAGCGCCAGCTGTTCGAGCAATGGGCCGTGCTGGAGACCCTGACGCCCTCCGAGTATGCCGAGTTCCGCGGCGTGCTGGGCGGTTCCTCCGGCTTCCAGTCGCCCCAGTATCGGGGCCTGGAATTCCTACTTGGCAACAAGAACGCCGACATGCTCAAGGTCTTTGAGCACGAGCCCGAGACCCATGCCTGGCTGAGCGGGATCCTCAACAGCCCCAGCCTGTACGACGAGTTTTTGCGCTATCTCGCCCGCCGTGGCCATGGCGTGCCGGCCGAGAAGATCGAGCGCGACTGGGCCGAGCCCTACGAGTCCCACCCCGGCGTGACCGAGGTCTTCCGCCGCATCTACAGTGACACCGCCAACCACTGGGATGCCTACGAAATGGCCGAAAAGTTGCTGGATATCGAGGAAAGCTTCCAGCTCTGGCGCTTCCGCCACATGAAGACGGTGGAGCGCATTATCGGTCACAAGACTGGCACCGGCGGCTCCTCCGGGGTGTCCTTCCTCAAGCGGGCCCTGGATCTGCAGTTCTTCCCGGAGCTGATCGAGGTTCGCACCGAACTCTGA
- a CDS encoding 2-oxo acid dehydrogenase subunit E2: MKTFNLPDLGEGLQDAEIVEWKVKVGDTVNVDDPLLAVETAKAVVDVPSPESGTITKLYARNGDVVEVGKPLVDFDGEPDSGDAEPAPAEAKAEKPAEAKPAKKKAAATGGGVVFNLPDLGEGLQDAEIVEWKVAEGDEVKVDDPLVAVETAKAVVDVPSPENGVIGKLHARNGDVVEVGKPLVTFGAADGGDEAPAKAEPAKDDGEREDAGSVVGKMTTSDEELTETAIVRKKRKRGGTGKVKALPAVRRLAKELDVDLSRVPATGNKGQVTAADVEKAAASGGARRPTAAAPAPAMGFAGGMETPMAPPRDDVDYGVPQPIRGPRRAMHMSMSASRDQVAACTLFDDADIHYWQPGQDITGRIIRALVAGVRAEPGMNAWYDGEKRERILHENVDVAMAVDTPDGLIVPVLRQVDQTDAAGLRQKLNAVKQATRDRSVAPEDMKDPTITLSNFGMMAGRYATPVVVPPQVAILGTGGIRHDVVAVMGGMECHKRIPLSVTFDHRCLTGGEACRFLKAVIDDLQKPF; encoded by the coding sequence ATGAAGACTTTCAATCTCCCGGACCTGGGCGAAGGCCTGCAGGACGCCGAGATCGTCGAATGGAAGGTCAAGGTCGGCGATACGGTCAATGTGGATGACCCGCTGCTGGCGGTAGAAACCGCCAAGGCGGTGGTGGATGTGCCCTCACCCGAGAGCGGCACCATCACCAAGCTGTACGCCAGGAACGGCGATGTGGTGGAAGTGGGCAAGCCCCTGGTGGATTTCGATGGTGAGCCGGACAGCGGCGATGCCGAGCCCGCGCCCGCCGAAGCCAAGGCCGAGAAGCCGGCGGAAGCCAAGCCGGCCAAGAAGAAGGCGGCCGCCACGGGCGGTGGCGTGGTCTTCAACCTGCCCGATCTGGGCGAAGGCCTGCAGGACGCCGAGATCGTCGAATGGAAAGTGGCCGAAGGCGATGAAGTGAAGGTGGATGATCCGCTGGTGGCGGTGGAAACCGCCAAGGCCGTGGTGGATGTCCCCTCGCCCGAGAACGGCGTCATCGGCAAGCTGCACGCCAGGAACGGCGATGTGGTGGAAGTGGGCAAGCCGCTGGTGACCTTCGGGGCCGCCGACGGCGGTGACGAAGCCCCGGCCAAGGCCGAGCCCGCCAAGGACGACGGCGAGCGTGAGGACGCGGGCAGCGTGGTTGGCAAGATGACCACCTCCGACGAGGAGCTCACCGAGACCGCGATCGTGCGCAAGAAGCGCAAGCGGGGCGGCACCGGCAAGGTCAAGGCCCTGCCCGCCGTGCGCCGCCTGGCGAAAGAGCTGGACGTGGACCTCAGCCGGGTCCCAGCGACCGGCAACAAGGGTCAGGTCACTGCGGCCGACGTGGAAAAGGCCGCCGCCTCCGGTGGTGCCCGTCGCCCGACTGCGGCTGCCCCGGCACCGGCCATGGGTTTTGCCGGTGGCATGGAAACGCCGATGGCCCCGCCACGGGACGACGTGGACTACGGCGTGCCGCAGCCCATTCGTGGCCCGCGCCGTGCCATGCACATGAGCATGTCCGCCTCCCGCGACCAGGTGGCCGCCTGCACCCTGTTCGACGATGCCGACATCCATTACTGGCAGCCCGGGCAGGACATCACCGGCCGCATCATCCGCGCCCTGGTGGCCGGCGTGCGCGCCGAACCGGGCATGAACGCCTGGTATGACGGTGAGAAGCGGGAGCGCATCCTGCACGAGAACGTGGATGTGGCCATGGCCGTGGACACCCCGGACGGTCTGATCGTGCCGGTGCTGCGCCAGGTGGATCAGACCGATGCGGCCGGGCTTCGCCAGAAGCTCAATGCCGTCAAGCAGGCCACCCGCGATCGCAGCGTGGCGCCGGAAGACATGAAGGATCCGACCATCACCCTGTCGAACTTCGGCATGATGGCCGGCCGCTACGCCACGCCGGTGGTGGTGCCACCCCAGGTGGCCATTCTCGGCACCGGTGGCATTCGCCACGATGTGGTGGCGGTCATGGGCGGCATGGAATGCCACAAGCGCATTCCCCTGTCGGTCACCTTCGACCACCGCTGCCTCACCGGCGGCGAAGCCTGTCGCTTCCTCAAGGCCGTCATCGACGACCTGCAGAAGCCGTTCTGA